The following proteins are encoded in a genomic region of [Eubacterium] hominis:
- the trmFO gene encoding methylenetetrahydrofolate--tRNA-(uracil(54)-C(5))-methyltransferase (FADH(2)-oxidizing) TrmFO, with protein MQKVTIIGAGLAGSEACYQLIKRGIPVRLIEMRPVHTSPAHQSDRFAELVCSNSLRSDSLNNAVGILKEEMRHLDSLIMKCADEHRVPAGSALAVDRVGFAQAVTDYLSQHPLVEVVHEEVDQIPEGPLIIASGPLTSDALAKAIQEYTHEDYFHFYDAAAPIIEKDSIDFSKAYIKSRYDKGEAAYINCPMTKEEFDAFYQALIHAETAELHDIDHQTYFEGCMPFEEMARRGEKTLLFGPMKPVGLEKPDGTLPYAVVQLRQDNAVATLYNVVGFQTHLKWGEQKRILSMIPGLENVSIVRYGVMHRNSYLCAPKVLRETYQHVCRDDLFFAGQLTGVEGYVESAASGLLAGLNMANLIKGKPAVALPDTCVIGSMAHYITHASAKYFQPMNANFGIMTLKEKVKKKDRKEAFGKQALAVIDEYKEQFTD; from the coding sequence ATGCAGAAAGTAACTATTATCGGCGCAGGACTTGCGGGAAGTGAAGCTTGTTATCAGCTGATCAAACGAGGCATACCCGTACGTTTGATTGAAATGCGCCCTGTTCATACATCGCCTGCGCATCAAAGTGATCGTTTTGCGGAGCTGGTATGCAGTAACTCTCTGCGCTCTGATTCTTTAAATAATGCAGTAGGTATTTTAAAAGAAGAAATGCGTCATTTAGATTCTTTGATCATGAAATGTGCAGATGAACACCGCGTTCCTGCAGGCAGTGCCCTGGCAGTCGATCGTGTTGGCTTTGCGCAGGCAGTGACTGATTATCTAAGTCAGCATCCCTTAGTAGAAGTCGTGCATGAAGAAGTTGATCAGATACCTGAAGGACCGCTGATCATTGCCAGTGGACCATTAACCAGTGATGCATTAGCAAAAGCAATTCAGGAATATACCCATGAAGATTATTTTCATTTCTATGATGCCGCAGCACCAATTATTGAAAAAGACAGCATTGATTTTTCCAAGGCTTATATCAAATCACGTTATGATAAAGGTGAGGCAGCTTATATCAACTGTCCTATGACAAAGGAAGAATTTGATGCATTTTATCAGGCGTTGATTCATGCGGAAACTGCAGAATTACATGACATTGATCATCAAACATATTTTGAAGGCTGTATGCCATTTGAAGAAATGGCAAGACGGGGAGAAAAAACATTGTTATTTGGACCAATGAAGCCGGTAGGCTTGGAAAAGCCAGATGGTACTTTGCCCTATGCTGTTGTTCAACTGCGTCAGGATAATGCCGTGGCAACTTTATATAATGTGGTAGGATTTCAGACGCATTTAAAATGGGGAGAACAAAAACGTATTTTATCTATGATCCCGGGACTGGAAAATGTATCCATCGTTCGCTATGGCGTCATGCATCGAAACTCCTATCTATGTGCACCTAAGGTATTAAGAGAAACGTATCAGCATGTGTGTCGGGATGATTTATTTTTTGCTGGTCAGCTAACTGGTGTAGAAGGCTATGTAGAAAGTGCTGCTAGTGGATTGCTGGCTGGCTTAAATATGGCAAATCTAATCAAGGGCAAACCTGCAGTTGCACTACCGGATACCTGTGTGATTGGTTCTATGGCACATTACATCACACATGCATCTGCGAAATACTTCCAGCCAATGAATGCCAATTTCGGTATCATGACATTGAAAGAAAAAGTCAAAAAGAAAGATCGAAAAGAAGCATTTGGTAAACAGGCATTAGCCGTTATTGATGAATATAAGGAGCAATTTACAGACTAA
- the topA gene encoding type I DNA topoisomerase translates to MKNLVIVESPSKSKTIEKYLGEDFHVVSSKGHIRDLATTGKGGLGIDVDHDFEPTYKISTDKKAVVKELKELAKKSEQVYLASDPDREGEAIAWHLANVLELDMDQDNRIIFHEITKNAVTDAFQHPRKIDQNLVKSQEARRMLDRIIGFKLSKLLQSKIKSKSAGRVQSVALRLIVERENEIRAFKSEEYWTLAANITKDGKMFAASLNKVDGKKAELKNQEQVDAIINRCQDDFTVAKIEKKVRKKEAKMPFITSTLQQEASTKLGFGAKKTMQIAQKLYEGIALKGGSPEGLISYMRTDSTRLSDIFVKDAEDYIEQTYGKEYKGKAKQKNSENAQDAHEAIRPTNILNTPESVKEYLTNDQYKLYKLIYARTLASLMAPSKSDVVNAQIVCNGCEFSANGSILTFDGYLKVYSAYESVKDEMLPALNEAEILKEVELEGKQHFTEPPLRYSEARLIKDLEEKGIGRPSTYAIIIDTLQARGYVSLERASEGSKTKVFFPTEQGELTDTKLQEFFSGIINVSYTADMEHHLDEIAAGKRDNIEEVRTFYHEFEPLLENAYENMEKKELERTGEMCPECGSELVYRVGRYGKFISCINFPTCRYTKGEEDDENPTDEVCPKCGGKLVTKKGRFGSFLACANYPECKYIKSNKPKEEPVPTGEMCPECGHELVQRKSRFGTTFIGCSNYPKCRYIKKEPKKTKEKDETEEKKTTAKKTTKAKTTKAKTTKKTTTKKVVKKKSEAEKEA, encoded by the coding sequence ATGAAAAATTTAGTAATTGTGGAATCACCTTCCAAATCTAAAACAATAGAAAAATATTTGGGGGAAGACTTTCATGTCGTTTCTTCCAAAGGACATATTCGTGACCTTGCGACAACAGGGAAAGGCGGCTTGGGGATTGATGTTGATCATGACTTTGAGCCAACCTATAAAATCAGTACAGACAAAAAAGCAGTCGTTAAAGAATTAAAAGAACTGGCAAAGAAAAGTGAACAAGTGTATCTAGCAAGTGACCCCGACCGTGAAGGAGAGGCAATTGCATGGCATTTGGCAAATGTATTAGAACTGGATATGGATCAGGATAATCGTATCATTTTTCATGAAATCACGAAGAATGCAGTGACAGATGCTTTTCAGCATCCAAGGAAAATCGATCAGAATCTTGTGAAATCACAAGAAGCAAGACGTATGCTGGATCGTATCATCGGATTTAAATTAAGCAAGCTGTTACAAAGTAAGATCAAAAGCAAGAGTGCTGGCCGTGTACAATCTGTCGCATTGCGTTTGATTGTAGAACGTGAAAATGAAATTCGTGCATTTAAGAGTGAAGAATACTGGACACTTGCGGCAAATATCACAAAAGATGGCAAGATGTTTGCGGCTTCTTTAAATAAGGTAGATGGAAAAAAAGCTGAACTGAAAAATCAAGAACAGGTAGATGCCATCATCAATCGCTGTCAGGATGATTTTACAGTAGCCAAGATTGAGAAAAAGGTTCGTAAAAAAGAAGCAAAAATGCCTTTTATCACTTCTACATTACAGCAGGAAGCAAGTACAAAGCTTGGCTTTGGCGCAAAAAAGACCATGCAGATCGCTCAAAAGCTGTATGAAGGTATTGCATTAAAAGGCGGCTCACCAGAAGGTTTGATTTCCTATATGCGTACCGATTCTACACGTTTAAGTGATATCTTCGTAAAAGATGCAGAAGATTACATCGAACAAACATATGGAAAAGAATATAAAGGAAAAGCCAAACAAAAAAACAGCGAAAACGCACAGGATGCCCATGAAGCTATTCGTCCAACCAATATTTTAAATACACCAGAATCTGTGAAAGAATATTTGACGAATGATCAATATAAGTTATACAAACTGATCTATGCACGTACACTTGCATCCTTAATGGCACCTAGTAAATCTGATGTTGTTAATGCGCAGATCGTATGTAATGGCTGTGAATTTAGTGCAAATGGATCAATCTTGACATTTGATGGTTATTTAAAAGTATATAGTGCTTATGAAAGTGTAAAAGATGAAATGCTGCCTGCCTTAAATGAAGCAGAAATATTAAAAGAAGTCGAGCTGGAAGGCAAACAGCACTTTACAGAACCACCACTTCGTTATAGTGAAGCACGTTTGATCAAAGATCTAGAAGAAAAAGGTATTGGACGTCCTAGTACGTATGCCATTATCATTGATACCTTACAGGCAAGAGGCTATGTTTCATTAGAACGTGCCAGCGAAGGCAGTAAGACAAAGGTGTTTTTCCCAACAGAACAGGGAGAATTAACTGATACCAAACTACAGGAGTTTTTCAGTGGAATCATCAACGTTTCTTATACGGCGGATATGGAGCATCATTTAGATGAAATCGCAGCTGGTAAACGTGACAATATTGAAGAAGTGCGTACCTTCTATCATGAATTTGAACCATTGCTTGAAAACGCATATGAAAACATGGAAAAGAAGGAATTAGAACGTACAGGAGAAATGTGCCCGGAATGTGGCAGTGAATTGGTCTATCGTGTGGGACGCTATGGTAAATTCATCTCTTGTATTAACTTTCCTACCTGCCGTTATACCAAGGGAGAAGAGGATGATGAAAATCCTACAGATGAAGTATGTCCAAAATGTGGTGGAAAATTAGTGACCAAAAAAGGACGTTTCGGTTCATTTTTAGCGTGTGCAAATTATCCTGAGTGCAAATATATCAAAAGCAACAAGCCAAAAGAAGAACCTGTACCTACAGGAGAAATGTGTCCAGAATGCGGGCATGAATTGGTACAGCGTAAATCACGCTTTGGCACAACTTTCATTGGATGTAGCAATTATCCAAAATGCCGTTATATCAAAAAAGAACCTAAGAAAACAAAAGAAAAAGACGAAACAGAAGAAAAAAAGACAACAGCCAAGAAAACCACAAAGGCAAAAACAACAAAAGCTAAGACGACAAAGAAAACCACAACCAAAAAAGTGGTAAAGAAAAAATCTGAAGCAGAAAAGGAAGCGTAA
- the rpsB gene encoding 30S ribosomal protein S2: protein MSVVTMRKLLESGVHFGHQTRRWNPKMKPNIYASRNGVYIINLEKSMEQIDTAYAAMRDIAEKGGKVLFVGTKKQAQAVVVEEALRSGSFFVNQRWLGGLLTNFRTIQKRVKRLVEIEEMEASGVLDVYPKKEVAQIKKEKAKLENFLGGIKEMKKLPNALFVIDPKEEHNAVAEAKKLGIPVFAMVDTNCDPEMVDYPIASNDDAIRSVKLITTLMADAIVEAKGGLLSVAHNVDENEEDVTMKDVIINVEEQIAENERRRRQRNEERRNRRPYDRNRNGRGGKAPYQKRENVKPAETTNEEAKPAETPAAE from the coding sequence ATGTCAGTAGTAACAATGAGAAAATTATTGGAATCTGGTGTACACTTTGGACATCAGACACGTAGATGGAACCCTAAAATGAAACCAAACATCTACGCAAGCAGAAATGGTGTGTATATCATCAACCTTGAAAAATCAATGGAACAGATCGATACTGCATACGCTGCAATGAGAGATATCGCTGAAAAAGGCGGTAAAGTATTATTCGTAGGAACTAAAAAACAGGCACAGGCTGTGGTTGTGGAAGAAGCTTTACGTTCAGGAAGTTTCTTTGTTAACCAGAGATGGCTTGGTGGATTGCTTACAAACTTCCGTACAATTCAGAAACGTGTAAAACGTTTGGTTGAAATTGAAGAAATGGAAGCTAGTGGCGTATTAGATGTATACCCTAAGAAAGAAGTTGCTCAGATCAAGAAAGAAAAAGCAAAACTGGAAAACTTCTTAGGTGGTATCAAAGAAATGAAAAAACTGCCAAACGCATTGTTTGTTATCGATCCAAAAGAAGAACACAATGCTGTAGCAGAAGCTAAAAAATTAGGTATCCCTGTATTTGCTATGGTAGATACAAACTGTGATCCTGAAATGGTAGATTACCCAATCGCTTCTAATGATGATGCTATCCGTTCAGTAAAACTGATCACTACTTTGATGGCTGATGCAATCGTTGAAGCTAAAGGTGGATTATTAAGTGTAGCTCACAATGTAGATGAAAACGAAGAAGATGTAACAATGAAAGATGTTATCATCAACGTTGAAGAACAGATCGCTGAAAACGAAAGACGTCGTCGTCAGAGAAATGAAGAAAGAAGAAACCGTCGTCCTTATGATCGTAACCGTAACGGACGTGGTGGAAAAGCTCCTTACCAGAAACGTGAAAACGTTAAACCTGCTGAAACTACAAATGAAGAAGCAAAACCAGCTGAAACTCCAGCTGCTGAATAA
- the frr gene encoding ribosome recycling factor codes for MENVIEVMNHKMEKAVSALEENLKTLRTGVANASLLDHVHFDYYGSPTPINQVASIKVVEGRQLMIKPYDKSSLKDIERAISTSDVGLVPQNDGDVIRLNVPSLTEERRKELAKHAGKYGEEAKIAIRNVRREGMEAIKKDKELTEDDKKEMEKDIQKVTDKFVKTVDAAVSAKEAEIMKV; via the coding sequence ATGGAAAATGTAATCGAAGTAATGAATCATAAAATGGAAAAAGCTGTTTCTGCATTAGAAGAAAACCTAAAGACCCTTCGTACAGGTGTTGCAAATGCATCTTTGTTAGATCATGTACATTTTGACTATTATGGAAGTCCTACACCAATCAATCAGGTTGCTAGTATCAAGGTTGTAGAAGGTAGACAATTGATGATCAAACCTTATGATAAATCATCATTAAAAGACATCGAACGTGCAATTTCAACAAGTGATGTTGGTCTTGTGCCACAAAACGATGGAGATGTTATCCGTTTGAATGTACCTTCTTTAACAGAAGAAAGACGTAAAGAACTGGCAAAACATGCTGGAAAATATGGCGAAGAAGCAAAAATTGCTATTCGTAATGTACGTCGTGAAGGTATGGAAGCAATTAAGAAAGATAAAGAATTAACAGAAGATGATAAGAAGGAAATGGAAAAGGATATCCAGAAAGTTACAGATAAGTTTGTAAAAACTGTGGATGCTGCTGTTTCTGCAAAAGAAGCAGAAATCATGAAAGTATAA
- a CDS encoding isoprenyl transferase — protein MEERIIPQHIAIIMDGNGRWAKKRGLPRTAGHKQGAETIRKIAIACNDLGVKALTCYAFSTENWKRPEDEVDYLCKLPKMFFNRYIKDLKAKNIRVTFIGELERFPKETQKVILDAVEQTSMNTGLNLCIAINYGSRREITLAARKFAQDVIDGKADIHIDEEAFGTYMMSEGMPELDLMIRTSGELRISNFLLWQLAYAELIFTPVAWPDFDEGELNKAIDEFNHRQRRFGGL, from the coding sequence ATGGAAGAAAGAATTATCCCGCAGCATATCGCCATCATCATGGATGGAAATGGAAGATGGGCAAAGAAAAGAGGACTGCCAAGAACTGCAGGGCATAAGCAGGGGGCAGAAACAATACGTAAGATTGCGATTGCTTGTAACGATTTAGGTGTAAAGGCACTTACATGTTATGCATTTTCTACTGAGAACTGGAAACGTCCAGAGGATGAAGTAGATTATTTATGTAAATTACCAAAGATGTTTTTTAATCGTTATATTAAAGATTTAAAAGCCAAAAATATTCGTGTAACATTTATAGGCGAACTGGAGCGTTTTCCAAAAGAAACACAGAAAGTTATTTTGGATGCGGTGGAACAAACAAGTATGAATACAGGATTAAATCTGTGTATCGCTATTAACTATGGCTCACGTCGTGAAATTACATTAGCAGCAAGAAAATTTGCACAAGATGTAATCGATGGCAAAGCTGATATTCATATCGATGAAGAAGCGTTTGGCACGTATATGATGAGTGAAGGCATGCCAGAGCTAGATTTAATGATTCGTACAAGTGGGGAACTTAGAATCAGTAACTTCTTATTATGGCAGCTTGCTTATGCAGAATTGATTTTTACACCTGTTGCATGGCCTGATTTTGATGAAGGGGAACTGAATAAGGCAATTGATGAATTTAATCATCGACAAAGAAGATTTGGAGGGCTGTAG
- a CDS encoding elongation factor Ts, translating to MITAQMVKELREKTGAGMMDCKKALTECDGDMAKSIDWLREKGIAKAAKKSDRIAAEGLTRVAVEGNTGIVFEVNSETDFVAKNEQFLALLDTVRDVLLTEKPADLDAALACTVNGETVADIITTATATIGEKITLRRFAVVEKADDEFFGAYMHMGGKISALVVLKGKEDAKVAKDIAMQVASMNPQYVSRNDMPAEVVEHERKVQTEIVKNDEKLASKPEKVLAGIIEGKVSKNLKDSCLVEQEFFLNPDQKVGQYLKESGVEVPSFVRYAVGEGIEKREDNFAEEVMSQAFGK from the coding sequence ATGATTACTGCACAGATGGTAAAAGAACTGCGTGAAAAAACAGGCGCAGGTATGATGGACTGTAAAAAAGCTTTAACTGAATGTGATGGAGATATGGCTAAATCAATCGACTGGCTGCGTGAAAAAGGTATCGCAAAAGCAGCTAAGAAGAGTGATCGTATCGCTGCTGAAGGTTTAACTCGTGTTGCTGTTGAAGGCAATACAGGTATTGTATTTGAAGTTAACTCAGAAACTGACTTCGTTGCGAAAAACGAACAGTTCCTTGCTTTATTAGATACAGTAAGAGATGTATTATTAACTGAAAAACCAGCTGATTTAGATGCTGCTTTAGCATGCACAGTAAATGGTGAAACAGTTGCTGATATTATCACAACTGCAACAGCTACAATCGGAGAAAAAATTACACTTCGTCGTTTCGCTGTTGTTGAAAAAGCTGATGATGAATTCTTCGGTGCTTACATGCACATGGGTGGAAAAATTTCTGCACTTGTTGTATTAAAAGGTAAAGAAGATGCAAAAGTTGCTAAGGATATTGCTATGCAGGTAGCAAGTATGAATCCTCAGTACGTGTCACGTAATGACATGCCAGCTGAAGTTGTTGAACACGAAAGAAAAGTTCAGACTGAAATCGTTAAGAACGATGAAAAACTAGCTAGCAAACCTGAAAAGGTATTGGCTGGTATCATCGAAGGTAAAGTTAGCAAGAACCTGAAAGATTCTTGTTTAGTTGAACAGGAATTCTTCTTGAATCCTGATCAGAAAGTTGGACAGTACCTGAAAGAATCAGGCGTTGAAGTACCTAGCTTTGTACGTTACGCTGTAGGTGAAGGTATTGAAAAACGTGAAGATAACTTTGCTGAAGAAGTAATGAGTCAGGCATTTGGTAAATAG
- a CDS encoding UMP kinase: MNMYKRVLLKLSGEALSSPGNSFDPQILKSLAQELKEVHELGVDLAIVVGGGNFIRGKMAETMGIERVQADYMGMLATVINALAVQSALEQEGVPTRVQTAIEMQKVAEPFIVRRAIRHLEKNRVVIFGAGTGNPYFSTDTTAALRASEIKADVILMAKNGVDGVYNADPKTNPDAVKYDSLTYMDLIQEGLAVMDTTATSMCMDNDIDLVVFNMNEHGNILKAVKGDITGTVISKERN; encoded by the coding sequence ATGAATATGTACAAAAGAGTGTTATTGAAATTGAGTGGAGAAGCACTTTCTTCTCCTGGAAATTCTTTCGATCCCCAGATTTTAAAATCACTGGCACAGGAATTGAAAGAAGTTCACGAATTAGGGGTTGACCTTGCTATCGTAGTAGGCGGCGGTAACTTCATTCGTGGCAAAATGGCAGAAACTATGGGCATTGAACGTGTACAGGCAGATTATATGGGTATGCTTGCTACTGTTATCAATGCGCTGGCTGTTCAGAGTGCTTTGGAGCAGGAAGGTGTTCCTACGCGTGTTCAGACTGCAATTGAAATGCAGAAAGTTGCTGAACCATTTATCGTTCGTAGAGCAATTCGTCATTTAGAGAAAAATCGTGTGGTTATTTTTGGCGCAGGTACAGGTAACCCATATTTCTCAACAGATACAACAGCAGCACTTCGCGCAAGTGAAATCAAGGCTGATGTAATCCTGATGGCGAAAAACGGAGTAGATGGTGTTTACAATGCGGACCCTAAGACGAATCCGGATGCAGTAAAATACGATTCACTTACATATATGGATCTGATTCAGGAAGGTCTTGCAGTCATGGATACAACTGCAACAAGTATGTGTATGGATAACGATATTGACCTTGTTGTATTCAATATGAATGAACATGGCAATATCTTAAAAGCAGTAAAAGGTGATATCACTGGTACTGTGATTTCTAAAGAAAGGAACTAA
- a CDS encoding tyrosine recombinase XerC, protein MYPSVFENYLDRFLDYNQAMNTGSIHTLDAYRRDICEYFDFLMAEGIESLEDVDRKIVMNFISSLRMKDGQYGTLKNSTIARKLSSLRSFYRYLNEYIGIKTNPFLYMKSPKQGRRIPEFLFLDEMELFLNSFDEHDDAAIRDRAMFEIMYACGLRVSEVVNLRFDDIDFNDQILRILGKGDKERIVPFYKQAGDQIQYYVGHVRSKWVIKEHGFVFVNQRGAKMTTRGVQYRMQQQANQCDLHIHIHPHMFRHSFATHLLDNGADLRLVQELLGHASLSTTQIYVHVSKERLKNAYFAAHPRAKK, encoded by the coding sequence ATGTACCCCTCTGTATTTGAAAATTATCTTGACCGGTTTTTAGACTATAATCAAGCCATGAATACCGGCAGTATTCATACCTTGGATGCATATCGTCGTGATATCTGTGAGTATTTTGACTTTTTGATGGCAGAAGGTATAGAAAGCTTGGAGGATGTGGATCGTAAAATCGTTATGAACTTTATTTCTTCTTTACGTATGAAAGATGGTCAATATGGTACGTTGAAGAATTCCACCATCGCAAGAAAACTATCTTCTCTTCGCTCTTTCTATCGCTATCTGAATGAGTATATTGGTATAAAAACCAATCCGTTTCTTTATATGAAATCACCCAAGCAGGGAAGAAGGATTCCAGAATTTCTTTTTCTAGATGAAATGGAGTTGTTTTTGAATTCATTCGATGAACATGATGATGCAGCCATTCGTGATCGCGCAATGTTTGAGATTATGTATGCCTGTGGTCTGCGTGTAAGTGAAGTGGTCAATCTGCGCTTTGATGATATTGATTTTAATGATCAAATATTGCGAATCCTTGGTAAAGGAGATAAAGAGCGTATTGTACCTTTCTATAAACAGGCAGGCGATCAGATCCAGTATTATGTTGGACATGTACGTAGCAAATGGGTCATAAAGGAACATGGCTTTGTATTCGTCAATCAGCGTGGAGCAAAAATGACAACACGTGGGGTACAGTATCGGATGCAACAGCAGGCAAACCAATGCGATTTACATATCCATATACATCCACATATGTTTCGCCACAGCTTTGCGACACATTTGTTAGATAATGGGGCTGATTTGCGCCTGGTTCAGGAATTATTAGGGCATGCCTCTTTGTCTACCACACAGATTTATGTGCATGTAAGCAAGGAAAGATTAAAAAACGCTTACTTTGCGGCACATCCTCGAGCAAAAAAGTAG
- a CDS encoding phosphatidate cytidylyltransferase: MKTRILTALLILACVIPPLLLGGIWINLLIAFIIIAGGLELLNLTEHKGSWPFIIKPFAMLCVFVLSYGNQKLSVALLGIFVLVFLSIPVFTDTFHAKDGFLCISYITFFYMIAKSFMHIYDMNRMYVWLIIVATYVCDTGAYFCGRFLGKHKLNERISPKKTWEGAIGGWIFGAALSFAFAYFLIPDMSMNHILLASVVMPITGQIGDLAFSAIKRCFKIKDFSDLLPGHGGVLDRVDSLVFNFICFDFILVVLSL, translated from the coding sequence ATGAAAACCAGAATTTTGACAGCACTGCTGATTCTGGCATGTGTCATTCCTCCTTTGCTGTTAGGTGGTATCTGGATCAATTTATTGATTGCATTTATTATCATCGCTGGTGGTTTGGAATTATTAAATCTAACTGAGCATAAAGGCAGCTGGCCTTTTATCATCAAACCATTTGCTATGCTGTGTGTGTTTGTATTATCATATGGCAATCAAAAATTATCGGTTGCATTGTTGGGAATCTTTGTATTGGTATTTTTATCGATTCCAGTGTTTACTGATACATTTCATGCAAAAGATGGGTTTCTTTGTATCAGCTATATCACGTTCTTTTATATGATTGCTAAATCATTCATGCATATTTATGACATGAATCGTATGTATGTATGGCTGATTATTGTCGCAACTTATGTTTGTGATACAGGGGCTTATTTCTGTGGAAGATTCTTAGGAAAGCATAAACTGAATGAACGTATTTCCCCTAAGAAAACATGGGAAGGAGCTATTGGCGGATGGATCTTTGGAGCAGCCTTATCGTTTGCATTTGCCTATTTTCTGATTCCGGATATGAGCATGAATCACATATTACTTGCCAGTGTTGTGATGCCAATTACCGGGCAAATCGGAGATTTAGCTTTCAGTGCAATCAAACGCTGTTTTAAAATCAAAGATTTCAGTGATTTATTGCCAGGTCATGGCGGTGTACTTGACCGTGTAGATTCTCTTGTCTTTAATTTTATATGTTTTGACTTTATATTGGTGGTGTTATCATTATGA